The Desertifilum tharense IPPAS B-1220 DNA segment TGGGCGCAAGCGCTGGCGGTTGATTTCCCCAGAACAAACGCCTTTTATGTACAATTATGTGGGCGTTTTTAGTAAGGTGGATTGCGAAAACCCAGATTACAATCGCTATCCACTCTATCAGAATGTGAAAATTATTGAAGAGGTGCTAGAACCGGGAGAAATTATTTTTATTCCGGTGGGTTGGTGGCATCAGGTGAAGGCATTGGATATTAGTTTATCCATGTCGTTTACGAATTTTGTCTTTCCCAATTACTTTAATTGGCAAGACCCAAATATTCCAAATTGGTAACTGTTGGATGCAAAACTTATCAGATATTACTGCGATCGCGCGTTCGGTGGCTTGGGGGGCGGTTGATATCCTTCGTGCCTACTATCGCGGCGAAACCTTGGCGGTAGAACAGAAAAAAGAAGGGCCCGTCACGGCTGCGGATATAGCAGTGAATCGCTATATCTTAGACCGATTTAAGGCCGAATTAGGCGATCGCGATTTTGGCTACCTCAGCGAAGAAACCTATAAAGGTAGCCAAGCCGTTATCGAAAAACCAGGCGTTTGGATTATCGATCCCCTTGATGGTACGCGGGATTTTATCGAGAAAACCGGAGAATATGCCATCCACTTAGCGCTGATTGAAAACCACCGTCCGATCCTCTCCGTGGTCGCCTTACCAGAATCTGATAAGGTGTACTGGGCGCTTAGAGGCAAAGGGACCTGGGTTAGCACGCGTACCGGACAAACCGACCCCGTACAAGTATCCTCTAAAACTGCGATCGCCGATCTCGGTCTAGTCGCCTCTCGCACTCACCGAGATAACCGTCTTGATGCCATTTTGGCAAAACTTCCGACTAAAGATACTCAATTTGTCGGTAGCGTTGGCTGTAAAATCGTCACCATTGTCGAACAGCACGCTGATATTTATATTTCCCTTTCTGGGAAATCTGCCCCCAAAGACTGGGATATGGCAGCCCCCGAACTGATTTTGACCGAAGCCGGTGGCAAAATGACCCACGCAGACGGCTCGCCTCTACAATACAATACCGGAGACGTGAGTCAGTGGGGTTGCATTGTTGCCAGTAACGGGCATTGTCATGCAGAAATCTGTCAGCGTGCAATTGCAACACTGGCTGAATTTGAGTAATGACAGAAAAATCCCAAAACCCTTCAATCCGCAAATTTATTCGCGATAAACTATTTGGCGAGATCGGCGTTGGACTGGTTACACTCTTTGCCTTTCTATCCGCAGCGCTGTATCTGAATGGCGCATTTCGCCAAGAAGCGGAGTATCGTTTAGATAATGTTCCCCCGCTAGACGATCCGCGTTTCTCTCGGATGGTGACAGGCTTATCGAACGGAGTTCCGACTAGCGGAGAGATTACCGGGTTTTGGGTAGAAGCCGATGCCATTTATGCAGCCCGGAATGCAGCCATTCGCCAAGCGCAGCAGTTAATCCTGTTTGAAACCTATTTTATGACTCCCGGCGATCGCGCTGACGAGTTTGCCCAAGCCCTGATCGAACGGGCGCAAGCCGGCGTTAGAATTCAAATGATTGTAGATGCCCACGGAACCGGAGAGATCCCCGATGAATATTGGCAGCGGTTGCGAGATGTAGGCGTAGAATTGCGGTTTTTCCGGGAATTTGACTGGCGCGCCCCTTTAGAATATAACTCTCGCACCCACCGCAAATTGTTAATTATTGACGGTCAGCGAGCGTTAATTGGCGGCGCAGGCGTTTCTGACTATTGGGATGGCGATCCTAAATTTGGCGATACTGCACCCTGGTTAGAGTTTGAAGTCGCCTATGAAGGGCAAGTTGTCGATCTACTAGAAGGGCAATTTCTGCAAAACTGGATTTATACAGGGGGCGATCTCAGTTTAGAAGTAACTGAGATTACAGCGACTCAGGTCGAAGGGGAACGGATGTATATCCATAAAGATACCTCGACCTTAAGCGAGTCGGATATGCGGACGTTATTTAAACTTAGCTTTCTGGCTGCCCGCGATCGCGTTTGGATTGGTAGCCCCTATTTTGTCCCCGAAACCAGTACCCGCCAAGCGATGATTCAAGCCCAACAAAATGGCGCAGATGTGCGGGTGTTAACCGTTAGCGAAAAAAATGATAAGCCATTTGTCCGCTACGCCGCCCGTCAACTCTATGGCGACCTATTGGCAGCAGGCGTCCAGGTGTGCGAATATCAACCGAGTATGATGCACGCCAAAGTGATGCTGATTGATGGCAGTTGGGCGAGTACCGGAAGTGCAAATTTTGACCCCCGCAGCTATTTCCACAACGATGAGTTAAATGTATCGACTCGCAGCCCTCAGTTGGTGGAAAACTTAGAATCCTTTTTTGCCCAAGCTTGGGAAAATAGCCATTGTCTCACATTAGAAGAATGGCGCGATCGCCCCTTAACTGAAAGAATTCAAGGGCGTTTGGCACTCCTGTTTAAGCCTTTGTTATAATCTGTTTCGTTTTCCTCAACCCTCTGTGGAAAACTTCAACTTCCTGTGGAAAACTTGTGGAAAAGGTCAGGGGAAGTTCTGCGGAAGGCAGCCGGAAAAAGGCTAGCACTTTTGACTTCGGGGACATTTTGTCTCAGTCAGAAAACCGCATAGTGTAACCTAAATAACATTCGTTCTCCGAGAGTACCCAATTCTGGGCATTCAGACCCTAATCTGTTAAGCTCCTTCATCATTAATGGGCAGTGTCACCCCCCAAAGGTTATAATTCCTTAGCCACTAGCCTTGGGATTTAATAATGAAACCGCATCTACTCATTTTTATTCACGGGATTGGCGAAGGGCCTTCAACCAAATACTATCGGCAACTGCTTAATAATATTGGTCGTTACTATCAAGAGTACAACCAAGTCGATCAAATAACGTTTCAAAAATCATTTCTACCTGTATTTGTAGAGTGGCAGCGCTATATTTCTAATGCAGAAAGAGAACTTTTTAAGCTCTGCTTTCCCGATTTACCCACAGAGTTAAAGACAGCGAACGTGCTTCGCAATCCAATGTTTGGGTTGCGCTATTTTATGACCTTATTTTTAGGCGATGTTACCGCTTACGTTGCGGTTAATGACAATAAAATTCGTTCTTCAGTCTGGCACGATATGAAACGCGCTTTAGCGCAGTATGAAGGTTATAGTATTATTGCCCATTCATTAGGCTCAATTGTTGCCTATGATTATGTTTTCAACTTATTAGTCAGAAACGTGTTATTCCTGGCTGATTTTCATCCTCAACCCCCCGCCGAAGATATCGTGCGGCTGCAAAACAACTTCACCCATCTGTTTACCCTAGGCGCTCCGATTGGCTTATTTATGATGCGACAAGGCGAACTTTGGATGGAAGAGCGAAACTTCCGTGACATCATCAACCCAGTTCAGGGAAGTCATCGCCGCTGGTTAAACTTTCACAATAACTGCGATCCCATCGCTTATCCTTTAGAAAAACTGTTTGCTCAAAATTCCCAAAATTCTAACTGCTTTCTTCAAGATATTCACGTCCAAACCGGCAATCTGGTGGTCAATTCTCACCTCAATTATTGGCAAAACGATAAAGTGGCTCAACAGATTGCTAGAACCCTGAGTTTGGTACATTCGACTCCGTAACCTCAGAAGGTCTTTCTAACCGACGTAAAGCTTGGTAGAGTTCAATGACAAACTCTCCCCGTCTGAGTGAAAGAACATTATTCATCGAGCCTTCGGGGTAGCCAAAAACCTGATATAAATATCGGGTTGCTTCTCCTTTGGTAATGGCGCGTCTGGGGCGAAACTCTCCTTGAATGAGATTAAATGTTAGCCCATAGTTTTCGACTAATTCTTGTAAGGCTTCATAGTAAAAATCAGTGGGTTGAATATCGCGTGCTTGAGCAGTCGCAGCCGGAAGCGAATGAGCGTTGCTTAGGGGCAAAACCTCTAAATTCTCTAGAACTTGATGTAAATAAACAACAAAATCTGCTCGCGTCAGCGCTTGATTGCCGCGAAAAGTCCCATCTGCATAAGTGAGGTTAAGCTGATATTGCTCAATGAGCGATCGCAATGCCTCATAATACGGATCGTTCCGCGAAACATCCTTGACTTGCCCAATTGAAGTGACGGGTGCGGGAACGCTTTCCCTCGCCACCGTTGCAGGCATTGTATAGACTAAAGCCGGAGCAACCACAACAATCGCAGAACTTAAAAATCGAGAGAGCATAGGGGCTAGAACGCATGGTAATAGTTGAGACTGACGACAACCTTATCTAGAGAGTTGCCAATCTTAGAATTCCCAGAACTCAATAGAGAACCTCCGATCAATTTGTCCTCTCGTGTTGTCAGTTACAGTTTAGGGGCGATCTATTCCTCAACAATAGTAGCCTAGACAACTGCCTCAACATTGGGCTAGAGGCGATCGCACGACTCCGCTTATGAAACCTCAAATTATTGTCTGTGGCTTAGGTCGGACTGGGTATCGGATCTTTTCCCTATTGCGCCAGCAAGGTGCATCGGTTGTGGGCATTAGCAACCAACCCATTCCCGGAGAAACATTAGGTCTGATTGTCGGTGAATTAGATTCAGCCACCTCGCTTCTCTCCGCAGGCATTATCGACGCGCATACTCTGGTCATTGCGGCCGATGATGACGCCCTCAACCTGGCAATTTTAGTCCAAGCCCGCGTTCTCAACCCCAAGATCCAGATTATCAATCGGTTGTTTAATACGCGTTTAGGCGATCGCTTAGACCGCACCTTACCCGACCATACCACCATGAGCGTTTCTGCCCTAGCGGCCCCGGTTTTTGCCTTCGCCGCCCAGGGAAATCAAGCCATTGGACAACTGCAACTGTTTAACCAAACCTGGCCCATCCACGAAGAATATATCGACGCCCATCACCCGTGGTGCAATCGTTCCCTCAGCGAGTTATGGGACGATCGCAATCGGATGCTGATCTACTATCTCCCCACCAATAGCGAAACTGACCTAATTTCCGCCGTCACCCAAAAGCGGCACCTGCAAATTGGCGATCGCCTGATTATCGCCACAAAACCCAGCATCCGCAACTCTCGCAAAACCTTCTTAACCCAACTCAACAAGCTGGTGGTTAGCCTGCGCCAATTTCAGCAACATTCCCAATCTTCCCTCAGCATTGCCTTCACCCTGATTGCAATGATTCTGTGTGCCACCCTCACCTATACCACCGTCAACAGCCACATCTCGCTAGTAGACTCCTTATACTTCTCAGTCGGTATGATTACAGGTGCAGGCGGTAAAGAAGAAGTTGCCGAACAATCTCCCGATAGCATTAAACTCTTGACAGCCTTGATGATGCTGGTGGGAACAGGCGTCATCGGCATCTGCTACGCTCTCCTCAACGACTGGATTCTAGGGACGCGATTTCGCCAGCTTCTCGAAGCCACCCCCCTGCCCAGAAAGCATCATTATATTGTTTGCGGTTTGGGGGGCGTTGGCATTCAAATCATCAATCAACTGCACGGTCACGGTCATGAAGTGATTGCCATCGAACGCGATCCGAACAGTCGGTTTCTCAGTACCGCCAGTTCGCTCAAAATTCCCGTCATTCACGGCGATGCCAGTATGGCAACCGTCTTAGAGTCGGCAAATATCACCCGCGCAGAAGCCTTAATAGCTGTCACTAGTAACGATACCATTAACCTAGAAATTGCCCTGACGGCTAAGGGAATTGCCCCCAAAATCCCAGCGATTGTCCGCACCACAGACCCCCATTTTGCTCGCCTATCTCAACAGGTCTTTGAATTTGATGCCGTTTTAAGCCCC contains these protein-coding regions:
- a CDS encoding phosphatidylserine/phosphatidylglycerophosphate/cardiolipin synthase family protein, coding for MTEKSQNPSIRKFIRDKLFGEIGVGLVTLFAFLSAALYLNGAFRQEAEYRLDNVPPLDDPRFSRMVTGLSNGVPTSGEITGFWVEADAIYAARNAAIRQAQQLILFETYFMTPGDRADEFAQALIERAQAGVRIQMIVDAHGTGEIPDEYWQRLRDVGVELRFFREFDWRAPLEYNSRTHRKLLIIDGQRALIGGAGVSDYWDGDPKFGDTAPWLEFEVAYEGQVVDLLEGQFLQNWIYTGGDLSLEVTEITATQVEGERMYIHKDTSTLSESDMRTLFKLSFLAARDRVWIGSPYFVPETSTRQAMIQAQQNGADVRVLTVSEKNDKPFVRYAARQLYGDLLAAGVQVCEYQPSMMHAKVMLIDGSWASTGSANFDPRSYFHNDELNVSTRSPQLVENLESFFAQAWENSHCLTLEEWRDRPLTERIQGRLALLFKPLL
- a CDS encoding S-layer homology domain-containing protein; protein product: MLSRFLSSAIVVVAPALVYTMPATVARESVPAPVTSIGQVKDVSRNDPYYEALRSLIEQYQLNLTYADGTFRGNQALTRADFVVYLHQVLENLEVLPLSNAHSLPAATAQARDIQPTDFYYEALQELVENYGLTFNLIQGEFRPRRAITKGEATRYLYQVFGYPEGSMNNVLSLRRGEFVIELYQALRRLERPSEVTESNVPNSGF
- a CDS encoding 3'(2'),5'-bisphosphate nucleotidase CysQ gives rise to the protein MQNLSDITAIARSVAWGAVDILRAYYRGETLAVEQKKEGPVTAADIAVNRYILDRFKAELGDRDFGYLSEETYKGSQAVIEKPGVWIIDPLDGTRDFIEKTGEYAIHLALIENHRPILSVVALPESDKVYWALRGKGTWVSTRTGQTDPVQVSSKTAIADLGLVASRTHRDNRLDAILAKLPTKDTQFVGSVGCKIVTIVEQHADIYISLSGKSAPKDWDMAAPELILTEAGGKMTHADGSPLQYNTGDVSQWGCIVASNGHCHAEICQRAIATLAEFE
- a CDS encoding TrkA family potassium uptake protein — encoded protein: MKPQIIVCGLGRTGYRIFSLLRQQGASVVGISNQPIPGETLGLIVGELDSATSLLSAGIIDAHTLVIAADDDALNLAILVQARVLNPKIQIINRLFNTRLGDRLDRTLPDHTTMSVSALAAPVFAFAAQGNQAIGQLQLFNQTWPIHEEYIDAHHPWCNRSLSELWDDRNRMLIYYLPTNSETDLISAVTQKRHLQIGDRLIIATKPSIRNSRKTFLTQLNKLVVSLRQFQQHSQSSLSIAFTLIAMILCATLTYTTVNSHISLVDSLYFSVGMITGAGGKEEVAEQSPDSIKLLTALMMLVGTGVIGICYALLNDWILGTRFRQLLEATPLPRKHHYIVCGLGGVGIQIINQLHGHGHEVIAIERDPNSRFLSTASSLKIPVIHGDASMATVLESANITRAEALIAVTSNDTINLEIALTAKGIAPKIPAIVRTTDPHFARLSQQVFEFDAVLSPIDLAAPSFAAAALGGRILGNGMTADSLWVALATRITELHPFCSLRIKEAAMAADFVPLYLETNCQTIHGWDLLETCLSAGDVLYLTMPATQLEQLWRATPSSELMAS